One genomic segment of Flagellimonas marinaquae includes these proteins:
- a CDS encoding DUF3810 domain-containing protein: MRQKTKTIIAIALPIQILLVKWLGNFPSFIEEYYSNGIYPYISIALRTLFGWIPFSFGDVLYTVFTFMAVRYLFKHWKHIKMKPLFFLKDILVVISLVYFAFHFLWGMNYHRQPIDHKFGIEREYTVDELVDFTHFIAKKANHYQMELTGDTISPVHIPYTKKQIFSKTEEAYTKFEKQYPNFKHRHLSLKSSIYSIPLTYMGYGGYLNPFTNEAQVNGVTPKFRLPTISCHEVGHQLGYSAEDATNFIGFLVTSHSNDPYFKYSAYNHALGYCLSDLYYKDEEKYKEVVASINLGVKENFNELRIFWEKYKNPFEPLFKSVFNTFLKVNNQKEGIKSYNSVVGLMVNYKKQHSMQD, encoded by the coding sequence ATGAGACAAAAAACAAAGACCATAATTGCCATTGCCCTGCCGATACAGATTCTGCTGGTAAAATGGTTGGGCAACTTTCCTTCGTTTATTGAAGAATATTACAGTAATGGAATCTACCCGTATATTTCCATTGCTCTGAGAACGCTGTTCGGTTGGATTCCATTCTCTTTTGGAGATGTGCTGTACACTGTATTTACATTTATGGCCGTAAGATATCTTTTTAAACACTGGAAACACATCAAAATGAAACCTTTGTTCTTTCTAAAGGACATTTTGGTGGTGATTTCCTTAGTCTATTTTGCCTTTCATTTTTTATGGGGAATGAACTATCATCGCCAACCGATTGACCATAAATTTGGAATAGAACGCGAATATACAGTGGATGAATTGGTCGATTTCACCCATTTTATTGCAAAAAAAGCAAATCATTACCAGATGGAGTTAACAGGGGATACAATTTCACCGGTACATATCCCCTACACCAAAAAACAGATTTTTTCCAAAACCGAAGAAGCTTACACCAAATTTGAAAAACAGTATCCCAATTTTAAACACAGACACTTGAGTTTAAAATCGTCCATTTACAGTATACCCCTCACATATATGGGTTACGGCGGATATTTAAATCCATTTACCAACGAGGCACAAGTGAACGGAGTCACCCCAAAATTTAGGCTGCCCACAATTAGTTGTCACGAAGTTGGTCACCAATTGGGATATTCCGCAGAGGACGCCACCAATTTTATAGGCTTTTTGGTCACTTCCCACAGTAACGACCCTTATTTCAAGTATTCAGCTTACAATCATGCTTTGGGTTACTGCTTATCCGATCTATATTACAAAGACGAAGAAAAATACAAAGAAGTTGTGGCGAGCATTAACCTTGGGGTCAAGGAAAATTTTAATGAATTGCGCATATTCTGGGAAAAATATAAAAATCCCTTCGAGCCATTGTTCAAATCCGTGTTCAACACTTTTTTAAAGGTAAACAACCAAAAGGAGGGTATAAAAAGTTACAACTCGGTCGTTGGGCTTATGGTCAATTATAAAAAACAGCATTCCATGCAAGATTGA
- a CDS encoding peptidylprolyl isomerase, producing the protein MKKLIYIIPLFLLVIIGCKSSKYADLGDGIFADIQTTKGDIIIQLEFEKTPVTVANFVSLAEGKNPYVNDEYKDKKFYDGIVFHRVIKDFMIQGGDPTGTGSGNIGYTFKDEFNDSLRHSKKGILSMANRGPKTNSSQFFITHKETPWLDNKHTVFGEVVKGMDVVDSIANVETGASDRPTTDVVMNHVEIVRNGKEARQFDAIQVLTDYFKEAKEAEAAFIKMKEDLAIQFAEQFEEAEETSSGLRILTLVEGNGEQPKIGQKALVNYAGWLFNGELFDTNIEKIAMDFNQLNPGRRDQGGYLPFPMDYSPDAQLAAGFREGLLTMKVGDKLRLFIPPHLGYGDNDYGPIPGGSTLVFDIEVVGIE; encoded by the coding sequence ATGAAGAAATTAATTTACATCATCCCCCTGTTCCTCCTAGTGATCATAGGTTGCAAATCGAGCAAATATGCCGATTTGGGCGATGGTATCTTTGCCGACATCCAAACCACCAAAGGAGATATTATTATTCAGTTGGAGTTTGAAAAAACCCCGGTAACCGTGGCCAACTTTGTATCCTTGGCAGAAGGTAAAAACCCCTATGTCAATGATGAATACAAGGACAAAAAATTCTATGACGGTATAGTTTTCCACAGGGTGATCAAAGATTTCATGATTCAAGGTGGTGATCCCACCGGAACCGGAAGTGGAAATATTGGATACACTTTTAAAGATGAGTTCAATGATTCCCTGCGCCACTCCAAAAAAGGGATACTATCCATGGCCAACCGAGGGCCAAAAACGAACAGTAGCCAGTTTTTTATCACCCATAAAGAAACACCATGGCTGGATAACAAGCATACCGTTTTTGGCGAAGTGGTCAAAGGAATGGATGTTGTGGACAGCATTGCCAATGTGGAAACCGGAGCAAGTGACAGACCAACCACTGATGTTGTTATGAACCACGTGGAAATTGTTAGAAATGGGAAAGAAGCCAGACAATTTGATGCCATTCAGGTCTTGACCGATTATTTCAAGGAAGCCAAAGAAGCAGAGGCTGCATTTATAAAAATGAAAGAAGATTTGGCCATTCAGTTTGCGGAGCAATTCGAAGAAGCCGAAGAAACCTCCAGCGGACTGCGCATATTGACCTTGGTAGAAGGTAACGGGGAACAACCAAAAATAGGCCAAAAAGCATTGGTCAATTATGCTGGGTGGTTGTTCAATGGAGAATTGTTCGATACCAATATTGAAAAAATAGCAATGGATTTCAACCAGTTGAACCCGGGCAGAAGAGACCAGGGAGGCTACCTACCTTTCCCAATGGATTACAGTCCCGACGCGCAGCTTGCCGCTGGTTTCCGTGAAGGATTGTTGACCATGAAGGTCGGCGATAAGCTCCGTTTGTTCATCCCCCCACATTTGGGATATGGTGACAACGACTATGGCCCCATCCCTGGTGGCTCAACTTTGGTCTTCGACATTGAGGTGGTCGGTATAGAATAA